CATCAGCTTCAAATCTCTAGTAAGTCCTCCAAAAAAATCCACACGCAAATTATAAGTGCATTTGTACATAATTCCCTACTGCAAAATTATTTATCAAGAAAATCTTAAATATGTGGAGAAAATCAAGCCTATAGTTTCTATCATTTCATCAGATATATACGTTGAACGTAAAGTTTATAAATGGATCACCAAATAATCCAAGACCGTCTTTATGAATAAATCAGGAATATAATGCTACAATAGATTTTTATTGGGCTCCCTTGCTGGTGGAATCCAACTCGGACGATCCAACAAACCACAGGTTACCCGAACGGATTGTTCGGATCCAATCGATAGAGAGACATGCGAGGCATTGGACGGAATCTGATATCATTGTCTTAAACTCTTATTTATGGTGGAGAATGCCTCATATCAAGACACTGTAAGTTTCTTTACTATATATAGTTAAACTCAATGATTATCTATATATCTGTCAATATATATGGATAAgatactaaacaaataaataataggtGGGGGTCGTTTGAGACGTTAGATGGAACATACAAAGAAGTGGAGATGGTGAGAGTTTACGAGATGGCTTTGCAAACATTATCTCAGTGGTTAGAAGTTCACGTTAACTCCAACCGTACCAAACTTTTCTTCATGTCCATGTCTCCCACCCATGAAAGGTGCGCAGTACTTTTTCAATATATCCATCATAATACCTTTTTGATCATAATTTCATGTTCATATAGATccgtattttaattttttactctTCTTTTGAAAAATTGAGATTGTTATATTGGTATTGTGTGGTAGACATGTTCTAATGAAAAACATGTATGTAGGGCTGAAGAATGGGGAGGCAAAACTAATCAGAACTGTTACGGAGAAACAAGTTTAATAGATAAAGAAGGATATAATGGAAGAGGGTCGGATCCAAAGATGATGAGAGTTGTAGAAAATGTACTTGACGGGCTAAAAAGGCGAGGACTGAACATGCATATGATAAACATTACGCAGCTATCGGAGTATAGAAAAGACGGTCACCCTTCGATATACAGAAAACAATGGGAGCAGTTGAAGGAAGATCAAGTCTTGGATCCAAGTAGTTACTCAGATTGTATACATTGGTGTTTGCCTGGAGTTCCTGATGTCTGGAATCACCTCCTTTATGCTTATATTGTTGATAACCACCACTCTACTTGATAACTCTTCTTACATCTTTTATTTTCCTTTCTTATACTCCACTTCAATTGTACAGCTGATTTACACATTTACACTTAACCTTCAATTAATCCTTGCACAACGTTTCCACctgtttttcttaatttgtctTTCCTTGTAATAATATTGATGATTTTTCTGCGTCAGATagttttttctctattttgtttgatttagttTTGCTAGACttatcttaattattatttttgataatcACAATCGTTAACTATAGTTTGTTTACTCTTTTTTATTACGAGTGTCAATTATACTGGAATTtcttagtaatttatactcaaaaataaataattagaaacaCTACCCTTTTTGGGTCAGAATAATTTTTGGCTTTCATTTCATCAAAATTTGGTTTTGGGCCATGAATAGGTATAGGAAAACTtatattgtttttcaaggaaatCCATAAATAATGTGTGTTATTTTCTTTGTTACCTCTTAAACCATTTGTAACTCTAGAATCTGAGTgtgaaatattgttttagttATACATATTAAATAATATGTCTATAATCATATAACCGTTAAATGTGTGTCTGTATCAATTTTAGTCATGATCatgtcacatttttttttgagcaatcATGTCACAATTGTTTTGGGCTTTATACTAAGAATCATTCCTTCTCGGTTCATCTGTAGCTGTGATGGCTTTGGAGCACAAGGTTAAGCGGGGAATGTTGTTTATCATACCCATTTATGTAGTCATTTTGCATGTCTTATCTAAGTCTTCTGCTCGAGACTTCTTTCTTATTATTTGAAttaggtttatgatttgctttatatatatatgtaatttctCTGTTAATATTTAAGAAAGGATTTGaatctttataaatatatttgacttttaatatttgtttttaatttttacgagtattttattaattaaaactgTAGTTTGTTATCGATCATAAATACTGTGTAAGCTTTTCTTTTACACTAAGTCTTATTGACCATGTCCAAAAAATCGGGTGAGACCAGGGGAGAATCTAGAGAACATATTGAATGGGTGTATTATTGGTAATAAACTTAAAAGAATCTATGTGAGAGATTTGAACTCAGAATATTATG
The window above is part of the Brassica napus cultivar Da-Ae chromosome C3, Da-Ae, whole genome shotgun sequence genome. Proteins encoded here:
- the LOC106436111 gene encoding protein trichome birefringence-like 34, producing MAKQQLLMLGIRASFHTLSAVLVAGVIFTTVFLSRKVLPKEHPQSDGAPNVEDGRDCNLFEGKWVFDNESNPIYKEEECKLMSDQLACEKFGRQDSSYKFWRWQPHTCNLPRFNATKLLESLRNKRMVYVGDSLNRGQWVSIVCMASSVIKNPKLMHMHNNGSNLISFKSLEYNATIDFYWAPLLVESNSDDPTNHRLPERIVRIQSIERHARHWTESDIIVLNSYLWWRMPHIKTLWGSFETLDGTYKEVEMVRVYEMALQTLSQWLEVHVNSNRTKLFFMSMSPTHERAEEWGGKTNQNCYGETSLIDKEGYNGRGSDPKMMRVVENVLDGLKRRGLNMHMINITQLSEYRKDGHPSIYRKQWEQLKEDQVLDPSSYSDCIHWCLPGVPDVWNHLLYAYIVDNHHST